A stretch of the Clostridium botulinum genome encodes the following:
- the dapF gene encoding diaminopimelate epimerase, with protein MYFTKMQGTGNDFVVIDDRKGVLNGTESEIAKQVCHRRFGIGADGILLIRKSEISDIKMEIINADGSYAAMCGNGIRCFARYVYDNKIVYKDTINIETGDGIKIAHLNIVDNTVEGITINMGEFSLNPEDIPANCKEKIMNKKIYINDKEYTINSMKLGVPHTVVMCKTDDIDIEEGKYIEKYELFTEGTNVNFCEVIDKDTIKVKTWERGAGPTLACGTGSCASFAISNILGYIGNKAKVFVPGGELITEFKDNKVFMTGSAEIVFKGEFNL; from the coding sequence ATGTATTTTACAAAAATGCAAGGCACAGGTAATGATTTTGTGGTTATAGATGATAGAAAAGGTGTACTTAATGGAACAGAAAGTGAAATTGCAAAACAAGTATGTCATAGACGATTTGGTATAGGGGCTGACGGCATATTATTAATTAGAAAAAGTGAAATTTCTGATATAAAAATGGAGATTATAAATGCTGATGGTTCATATGCCGCTATGTGTGGAAATGGAATAAGATGTTTTGCAAGATATGTATATGATAACAAAATAGTTTATAAAGATACTATAAATATAGAAACTGGTGACGGCATTAAAATAGCTCACCTAAATATTGTAGATAATACGGTTGAGGGTATAACCATTAATATGGGTGAATTTTCACTAAATCCAGAGGATATCCCAGCTAACTGTAAAGAAAAAATAATGAATAAAAAAATATATATAAATGATAAAGAGTATACTATTAATTCTATGAAGTTAGGAGTACCTCATACAGTAGTTATGTGTAAAACTGATGATATTGATATAGAAGAGGGAAAATATATAGAAAAGTATGAGCTATTTACAGAAGGAACGAATGTTAACTTCTGTGAGGTTATAGATAAGGATACTATAAAGGTTAAAACATGGGAAAGAGGTGCAGGACCTACTTTAGCATGTGGAACAGGAAGTTGTGCATCTTTTGCTATAAGTAATATATTAGGATATATAGGAAATAAAGCTAAGGTGTTTGTTCCTGGAGGTGAACTTATCACTGAATTTAAAGATAATAAAGTGTTTATGACAGGATCTGCAGAAATTGTTTTTAAAGGAGAATTTAATTTATAA
- a CDS encoding CD1247 N-terminal domain-containing protein — translation MNPLMSKVFSLKENIDKLNLEEDTKNKILFDVSDILYDMTQKIHNIEEKLLEMDEYVTVLDENLGNVEEEVYGFEEEEEEFHSEDYIDVVCDKCHEVLAIEKEFIDNEEKMICPNCQNSINLK, via the coding sequence ATGAATCCTCTTATGTCAAAGGTATTTTCCTTGAAAGAAAATATAGATAAATTAAATTTAGAGGAAGATACAAAGAATAAAATATTGTTCGATGTTAGCGATATTTTATATGATATGACGCAAAAAATCCATAACATTGAAGAAAAATTATTAGAAATGGATGAATATGTTACAGTACTTGATGAAAATCTAGGAAATGTAGAAGAGGAAGTTTATGGATTTGAGGAAGAAGAAGAAGAATTTCATAGTGAAGATTATATTGATGTAGTTTGTGATAAATGTCATGAAGTTCTAGCTATTGAAAAAGAATTCATAGATAATGAAGAGAAGATGATTTGTCCTAATTGTCAAAACTCCATAAATTTAAAATAA
- a CDS encoding prepilin-type N-terminal cleavage/methylation domain-containing protein: protein MKIKKGYSLIELLVVLSILFLLIGYCGFKCNKFKEVYSNNIKVDFCNNYILHMLQNTSLYCKNKDKSGRLDFGFDNKVKFYCDEKLIKLYEIPKGFKFVNTDLFNCNVKINNLGVIYTACKISYKDKKEKSHDITIRVGSHYVKVK, encoded by the coding sequence ATGAAGATTAAAAAAGGATATTCATTAATAGAGCTTTTAGTGGTTTTAAGTATTTTATTTTTACTTATAGGTTATTGTGGGTTTAAGTGCAATAAATTTAAAGAAGTTTATTCAAATAATATAAAAGTAGATTTTTGTAATAACTATATACTACATATGTTGCAGAATACTTCTCTGTATTGTAAAAATAAAGATAAAAGTGGAAGATTAGATTTTGGATTTGATAATAAAGTAAAGTTTTATTGTGATGAAAAGTTAATAAAACTTTATGAAATTCCCAAAGGGTTTAAGTTTGTAAATACTGATTTATTTAACTGTAATGTAAAGATAAACAATTTAGGAGTAATATATACGGCGTGTAAAATAAGTTACAAAGATAAGAAAGAAAAATCACATGATATAACTATAAGGGTTGGAAGTCATTATGTCAAAGTTAAGTAA
- a CDS encoding prepilin-type N-terminal cleavage/methylation domain-containing protein, translating to MSKLSKKSGLSLIEVICALAILCTASAYICNAKIKTIWLKNYNENIKVNIELSENLKNNLKYNYTYEELQQLFSNKYNKGNKLYINK from the coding sequence ATGTCAAAGTTAAGTAAAAAAAGTGGATTAAGTTTAATAGAAGTTATTTGTGCGTTAGCCATCCTTTGTACAGCTAGTGCTTATATATGTAATGCTAAAATAAAGACTATATGGTTAAAGAATTATAACGAGAATATAAAAGTCAACATAGAATTATCAGAAAATTTAAAAAATAATTTAAAATATAATTATACTTACGAGGAACTACAGCAATTGTTTTCAAATAAATATAATAAAGGTAATAAACTTTATATCAATAAATAG
- a CDS encoding IS701 family transposase, whose product MFQNLIISNELSLYKFFKQLNFDLYLTKPQLEHLEGTMTAMILKGFNGKVSDIAELASKRHRTSITRFLSKSNWDENLLINALKSKVIELIWNKSEKSQKPIYLIIDDTISEKTKPSSKAINPIEKCYFHNSHLKRKTVYGHQLVVALLSCDGLVLPYSIEIYDKSNMSKIDIATKLIKSMPKPVNKGYILCDSWYSCKAIFKASALAGYAYIGALKTNRVIYPKGHERLGIKLHKFATSLNKDSFDLVKVKGKHYYIYNYIGHLNDMKNVSIILSYPKESFQKEGSLKAFISTDLVLKPLDILFKYTDRWVIEPFFRDCKNYLGLDSYQVRSERSILRYLTIMFITYTYCKLYSSKTLQFNTGLKLAKNNFKKAQIIFIYSAALNGQPIEKIFENLKIA is encoded by the coding sequence ATGTTTCAGAACTTAATTATATCAAATGAATTATCACTATACAAATTTTTTAAACAATTAAATTTTGATTTATATCTAACTAAACCTCAATTAGAGCATTTAGAAGGTACTATGACTGCTATGATTTTAAAAGGATTTAATGGTAAAGTATCTGACATAGCGGAGCTTGCTTCTAAAAGGCATAGAACTAGTATTACAAGATTTTTATCTAAAAGCAATTGGGATGAAAATTTATTAATAAATGCTTTGAAATCTAAGGTTATAGAGCTTATTTGGAATAAATCCGAGAAATCACAAAAACCAATTTATTTAATAATTGATGATACTATTTCTGAAAAAACAAAGCCCTCGTCAAAGGCAATAAATCCTATAGAAAAATGTTATTTTCACAATTCACATTTAAAAAGGAAAACAGTATATGGTCATCAATTAGTGGTTGCCTTACTTTCTTGTGATGGTTTAGTTTTACCTTACTCAATAGAAATCTACGATAAGAGTAATATGAGTAAGATAGATATAGCTACTAAATTAATTAAATCAATGCCTAAACCTGTTAATAAAGGGTATATTTTATGTGATAGTTGGTATAGTTGTAAAGCTATTTTTAAAGCTTCTGCGTTAGCAGGCTACGCTTATATTGGTGCACTTAAAACTAATAGAGTTATATATCCTAAAGGTCATGAAAGATTAGGAATAAAATTACATAAATTTGCTACTAGTTTAAATAAAGATTCCTTTGACCTCGTCAAAGTTAAAGGTAAGCATTACTATATTTATAACTATATTGGACACTTAAATGATATGAAAAATGTTTCAATAATTTTAAGTTATCCCAAAGAATCCTTTCAAAAAGAAGGTTCTTTAAAAGCATTTATATCCACAGACCTAGTATTAAAACCTTTAGATATTCTATTTAAATACACCGACAGGTGGGTTATTGAACCATTCTTCAGAGATTGCAAAAATTATTTAGGTTTAGATAGTTATCAAGTAAGAAGTGAAAGAAGTATCCTTCGATATCTTACTATAATGTTTATAACCTATACTTATTGTAAGTTATACTCAAGCAAAACTTTACAATTCAATACAGGGTTAAAATTAGCTAAAAATAATTTTAAAAAAGCTCAAATTATTTTTATTTATTCAGCAGCCTTAAACGGCCAACCTATAGAAAAAATTTTTGAAAATTTAAAAATAGCATAA
- a CDS encoding type II secretion system F family protein, whose protein sequence is MGIYRFKAIDLKGNLIRGKKSALKEVEFITSMREEGLFILDYKLINNANILKLFKKVTSMDIGVLCKQLGELLNAGINIETALEVIENQKINYLIRDSLKIIRRDIEKGRTLFQSINKFSKIYPEFMRQMILIGEKSGNLDDIFIKLAKYYTDEHRMKKKIKNAIMYPLCVLIMTIIVTLFITFRIIPKFVTNFIKLNKSIPIGIQRILKFNKIIISYKFYVVVFIIGIIVYKLYKKGCFQILLEKIIFKSSLGLVYKEIYEINIIKSLSILLDSGIPIITSLDIIVNSINNKVLKDKLLRVICEIKEGRSLGDALKKEKMFNDFFISMISVGEKIGKIEELINNAVKIKEEDIENLISRIVKSIEPITIIILGVIITFIMMNILMPMMSTMDSII, encoded by the coding sequence ATGGGTATATATAGATTTAAAGCAATTGATTTAAAAGGAAATTTAATTAGAGGAAAAAAAAGTGCACTTAAAGAAGTGGAATTTATTACTTCTATGAGAGAAGAAGGTCTATTCATATTAGATTATAAATTGATAAATAATGCTAATATATTAAAACTATTTAAAAAAGTTACGTCAATGGATATAGGGGTATTGTGTAAACAATTAGGTGAATTACTTAACGCAGGAATAAATATAGAAACAGCATTAGAAGTTATAGAAAATCAAAAGATAAATTATTTAATTAGAGATAGTTTAAAAATTATAAGAAGAGACATAGAAAAAGGAAGAACATTGTTTCAGAGTATAAACAAGTTTTCAAAAATTTATCCTGAATTTATGAGACAGATGATACTTATAGGAGAGAAAAGTGGAAATTTAGATGACATATTTATAAAACTAGCTAAATACTATACTGATGAACATAGAATGAAAAAGAAAATTAAGAATGCTATAATGTATCCTTTATGTGTATTAATTATGACTATAATAGTAACCCTGTTTATAACATTTAGGATAATACCTAAATTTGTTACTAATTTTATTAAATTAAATAAATCCATACCTATAGGTATACAAAGAATATTAAAGTTTAATAAAATAATAATTTCATATAAGTTCTATGTAGTTGTTTTTATTATAGGAATTATAGTTTATAAATTATACAAAAAAGGATGTTTTCAAATACTTTTAGAAAAAATCATATTTAAGTCTTCATTAGGATTGGTTTATAAAGAAATTTATGAGATTAATATTATTAAAAGTCTTAGTATTCTTTTGGATAGTGGTATTCCAATAATTACTTCCCTTGATATTATTGTTAATAGTATAAACAATAAAGTTCTAAAAGATAAATTATTAAGAGTTATTTGTGAAATAAAAGAAGGACGTAGTCTAGGAGATGCACTTAAAAAAGAAAAAATGTTCAATGACTTTTTTATATCAATGATTTCTGTTGGAGAAAAAATAGGCAAAATTGAGGAATTAATAAATAATGCTGTAAAAATTAAAGAAGAAGATATAGAAAACTTAATAAGTAGAATAGTTAAAAGTATAGAACCTATAACAATTATTATATTAGGAGTCATTATAACATTTATAATGATGAATATCTTAATGCCTATGATGAGCACTATGGATTCAATTATTTAG
- a CDS encoding Rqc2 family fibronectin-binding protein, whose product MALDGIFLYSIIDELKTNLVNGKIDKVNQPEKDEIILNVRKGKSSYKLLISSSSNYPRIHLSNLTKPNPIKAPMFCMVLRKYINNAKILDVYQIDNDRIAVIDFESTDELGFNSIYSLIIEIMGRHSNITLVRKRDNIVMDSIKHITPDINTYRCIYPGIEYVYPPKSLKLNPFTFTYEEINDYIINNHIEFNNNIFSKIFTGVSKTLSSEICYRLQKQNIELNISSLNYITSFLKKVLKNIELKKFIFNSYKKNNALLDFYCLELTCYNDYSMINYESPSTLSENFYYAKDKADRLKAKSSDLQKIVLNNINRCIKKDKILNKTLEKCSNKETSKLYGELLTANIYALKKGMNEIELSNYYSENYDMVKIPLDENKTPSQNIQLYYKKYNKLKKSEEAAHTQLEQNKEELDYLYSVLTNINNADNYDEIEEIKKELIETGYIKFKKIYKTKKSKTSKPIHFISKDGFDIYVGKNNIQNDYLTLKFANKHDIWFHTKNIPGSHVIIKNTGNIPESTLLEAANLAAYYSKSQTSSNVPVDYTEIKNVKKPNGAKPGMVIYSTNQTIYITPTNPELN is encoded by the coding sequence ATGGCACTAGACGGAATATTTTTATATAGCATTATAGATGAATTAAAAACTAATCTTGTAAATGGAAAAATAGATAAAGTAAATCAACCTGAAAAAGATGAAATAATCCTTAATGTAAGAAAAGGAAAATCTTCTTATAAATTACTTATAAGTTCTTCTTCAAACTATCCTCGAATACACCTAAGTAATTTAACTAAACCAAACCCTATAAAAGCTCCTATGTTTTGTATGGTTCTTAGAAAATACATAAATAACGCTAAAATATTAGATGTATATCAAATAGATAATGATAGAATAGCCGTTATAGACTTTGAAAGTACTGATGAATTAGGATTTAATAGCATTTATTCTTTGATAATAGAAATAATGGGTAGACACAGTAACATAACCTTAGTTAGAAAAAGGGATAATATAGTCATGGATAGCATAAAACATATTACTCCTGATATAAATACTTATAGATGTATTTATCCTGGAATAGAATATGTATATCCACCAAAATCTTTAAAATTAAATCCTTTTACCTTTACTTACGAAGAAATTAATGATTATATAATAAATAATCATATTGAATTTAATAATAACATTTTTTCTAAAATTTTCACCGGGGTAAGTAAAACATTATCTTCAGAAATCTGCTATAGACTACAAAAACAAAATATAGAATTAAATATATCTTCTTTAAATTATATTACATCTTTTTTAAAGAAAGTTCTTAAAAATATTGAACTTAAAAAATTTATATTTAATTCTTATAAAAAAAATAATGCTCTTTTAGATTTCTATTGTTTAGAACTAACTTGCTATAATGATTATTCAATGATCAATTACGAATCTCCAAGTACTCTTTCAGAAAATTTTTATTATGCTAAAGATAAAGCTGATAGATTAAAAGCAAAGAGTTCAGACCTGCAAAAAATTGTTTTAAATAATATAAATAGATGTATAAAAAAAGATAAAATTCTTAATAAGACTTTAGAAAAATGCTCAAATAAAGAAACATCTAAACTTTATGGTGAGCTTTTGACAGCTAATATATATGCGTTAAAAAAAGGTATGAACGAAATTGAACTTTCTAATTATTATAGTGAAAATTATGATATGGTAAAAATTCCACTTGATGAAAACAAAACTCCTTCTCAAAACATTCAATTATACTATAAAAAGTATAATAAATTAAAAAAATCTGAAGAAGCAGCCCATACTCAACTTGAACAAAACAAAGAAGAATTAGATTATCTTTATTCTGTTTTAACAAATATAAATAATGCGGACAATTACGATGAAATTGAAGAAATAAAAAAAGAATTAATAGAAACTGGGTATATAAAATTTAAAAAAATATATAAAACCAAAAAATCAAAAACTTCAAAACCTATACATTTCATATCAAAAGACGGTTTTGATATATATGTAGGAAAAAATAATATTCAAAATGATTATTTAACATTAAAATTTGCAAATAAACATGATATTTGGTTCCATACTAAAAATATACCTGGTTCTCATGTAATAATAAAAAATACAGGAAACATACCTGAAAGTACTTTACTTGAAGCTGCAAACCTCGCAGCATATTATAGCAAATCTCAAACTTCTTCTAATGTTCCTGTAGATTATACTGAAATTAAAAATGTAAAAAAACCTAACGGTGCAAAACCTGGTATGGTTATATATTCTACTAATCAAACTATATATATAACACCAACAAATCCTGAATTAAATTAA
- a CDS encoding transposase: MIITLNIQSENIYFKIFETVNIAFNKLGINTRKAKGRPPKYSDQQIVACMIYGVNNSIFSLRELEYKIKQDIVFQKIIGLKEVPDHSTFSLRAIALEKYVYYGIYAMLIELINPSTRICAIDGTALRSSLYDSEARYGKGTRLGRYKGYKLHCTACVCDSILPLSFSVTTANVYDNQVQGLLYELKTYNPFIVLADAAYDDAQWFKVSKTLEYNLLTDVNMRKANSIESFKDESRYKNALFMQSPIGKNLYKNRLKIEQLFSILKGLYNLENPRLYGQKRYERHIKWVLLSYLIDEFNKVNSKISSRKYPWNL; the protein is encoded by the coding sequence ATGATTATAACATTAAATATACAAAGCGAAAACATTTATTTTAAAATTTTTGAAACTGTTAATATTGCATTTAATAAACTTGGCATTAATACTAGAAAAGCTAAAGGTAGACCACCTAAATATTCAGATCAACAAATTGTTGCATGTATGATATATGGTGTAAATAATAGTATTTTTAGTCTTAGAGAACTTGAATATAAAATTAAACAAGATATTGTATTTCAAAAGATTATAGGTTTAAAAGAAGTTCCTGACCATTCTACATTTTCTTTAAGAGCTATAGCTTTAGAAAAATACGTGTACTATGGCATTTATGCTATGCTTATTGAACTTATAAATCCATCAACTAGAATTTGTGCTATTGATGGTACTGCATTAAGGAGCTCATTATATGATAGCGAAGCTAGGTATGGAAAAGGAACTCGACTTGGCAGATATAAAGGATATAAGTTACATTGTACCGCTTGTGTATGTGATAGTATATTACCTTTGTCATTTTCTGTAACTACTGCAAATGTATATGATAATCAAGTCCAAGGATTGTTATATGAACTAAAAACTTATAATCCATTTATTGTACTTGCCGATGCTGCTTATGATGATGCTCAATGGTTTAAAGTTTCTAAAACTCTAGAATATAATTTATTAACAGACGTAAATATGCGTAAAGCAAATAGTATAGAATCTTTTAAAGATGAATCTAGATATAAAAATGCTCTTTTTATGCAATCACCAATAGGTAAAAATTTATATAAAAATAGGCTAAAAATTGAACAATTATTTTCTATACTTAAGGGACTCTATAACCTAGAAAACCCTAGACTTTATGGACAAAAACGTTATGAACGCCATATTAAGTGGGTTCTTTTATCGTATCTTATAGACGAATTTAATAAGGTTAACAGCAAAATAAGTTCTAGAAAATATCCTTGGAATCTATAG
- the efp gene encoding elongation factor P, whose translation MISAGDIRKGTTFELDGQVFTVIEFLHVKPGKGAAFVRTKLRNVISGGVTETTFNPTAKLQEAVIERKEMQYLYSDGELYYFMDQETFEQIPLNFEQVENAIKYLKENMYAVIKFYKGSAFSVEAPNFVELQIIECEPGIKGNTATNAMKPAKLETGAVVGVPLFVNEGETIRVDTRTGEYMERV comes from the coding sequence ATGATTTCAGCTGGAGATATAAGAAAAGGTACTACTTTTGAACTAGATGGACAAGTGTTTACTGTAATTGAATTTTTACATGTTAAACCAGGTAAAGGAGCTGCCTTTGTAAGAACAAAGCTTAGAAATGTTATCAGTGGAGGAGTAACTGAAACTACATTTAACCCAACAGCTAAACTTCAAGAAGCTGTTATTGAAAGAAAAGAAATGCAATACTTATATAGTGATGGGGAACTATACTACTTCATGGATCAAGAGACATTTGAACAAATTCCTTTAAACTTTGAACAAGTAGAAAATGCAATCAAATATTTAAAAGAAAATATGTATGCAGTTATAAAATTCTATAAAGGAAGTGCATTCTCAGTTGAAGCACCTAACTTTGTAGAATTACAAATTATCGAATGTGAACCAGGAATCAAAGGAAATACAGCAACTAATGCAATGAAACCTGCTAAATTAGAAACAGGAGCTGTTGTTGGAGTTCCACTATTTGTCAATGAAGGTGAAACAATCAGAGTAGATACTAGAACTGGCGAATACATGGAAAGAGTATAA
- a CDS encoding GspE/PulE family protein yields the protein MNKDLNIKSVSLDDLYISPDVIKLIPKETVKKYGIMPFKIIKNKLLIAMVNTSDETVKEEIRFITGMEVIPYVDTKYNIFSAIESYYEKQTVNEVLEDLKNVNYIVKDDENNNKIIENAPVVKLTNSIINQAINLKASDIHLEPFKDNVKVRFRIDGVLNEILTIPREVYMLVSTRIKIKSSMDISKKMIPQDGKMQYKFKDNVLDLRTSTLPIVNGEKIVIRILYKFNNDIQLEDLIQDNEDLNLIKDILKHPNGIVLVTGPTGSGKTTTLCAMLNYLNSKEKNIITVEDPVEYQIYGINQMNVNNKAGLTFSTALRNILRQDPDIIMVGEIRDSETANISIKAAITGHLVLATLHTKDAASAAIRLSDMEVSDYLIADSLVAVIAQRLVRKICPYCKEEYIPSNKERKLLNLHDNMKIYKGRGCKFCNGSGYKGRRAIFEIMYLDDIHRELLRKKEVSKKIKEYSIKNGMVDIRNKHRELVLKGITTIEEMMRNSYGYI from the coding sequence TTGAATAAAGATTTAAATATAAAATCAGTATCTCTAGATGATTTATACATATCACCGGATGTCATAAAACTTATACCCAAAGAAACAGTTAAGAAATATGGAATAATGCCTTTTAAAATAATTAAAAACAAATTATTAATAGCTATGGTAAATACCTCAGATGAGACTGTTAAAGAAGAAATTAGATTTATTACTGGTATGGAAGTTATTCCTTATGTTGATACAAAGTATAATATATTTTCTGCTATAGAAAGTTATTATGAAAAGCAAACAGTAAATGAAGTCTTAGAGGACTTGAAAAATGTTAATTATATAGTTAAAGATGATGAAAATAATAATAAAATTATAGAAAATGCTCCTGTTGTAAAATTAACTAATTCAATAATTAATCAAGCTATTAATTTAAAAGCAAGTGATATTCATTTAGAACCTTTTAAAGATAATGTTAAAGTAAGATTTAGAATTGATGGTGTTTTAAATGAAATTTTGACTATACCTAGAGAAGTATATATGCTTGTAAGCACACGAATAAAAATAAAGTCAAGTATGGACATTTCTAAAAAGATGATACCTCAAGATGGAAAAATGCAGTATAAATTTAAAGATAATGTTTTAGATTTAAGAACCTCAACATTACCGATTGTAAATGGAGAAAAAATAGTAATAAGAATTTTATATAAATTTAATAATGATATACAATTAGAAGATTTAATACAAGACAATGAAGATTTAAATTTAATAAAAGATATATTAAAGCATCCTAATGGCATTGTTCTTGTGACTGGGCCAACTGGTAGTGGTAAAACGACTACTTTATGTGCAATGTTAAATTATCTAAATTCAAAAGAAAAAAATATAATTACAGTGGAAGATCCTGTAGAATATCAAATTTATGGAATAAATCAAATGAATGTAAACAATAAAGCAGGACTTACTTTTTCTACAGCACTTAGAAATATTCTTCGGCAGGATCCTGATATTATAATGGTTGGAGAAATAAGAGATTCTGAAACAGCCAATATTTCTATTAAAGCCGCTATAACAGGACATTTAGTATTAGCTACACTTCATACAAAAGATGCAGCTAGTGCAGCAATAAGGCTTAGTGATATGGAAGTATCTGACTATTTAATAGCGGATTCTTTGGTAGCTGTAATAGCTCAAAGATTGGTTAGAAAAATATGTCCTTATTGTAAAGAGGAATACATTCCTAGTAATAAAGAAAGAAAATTATTAAATTTACATGATAATATGAAAATTTATAAAGGTAGGGGATGTAAGTTTTGTAATGGAAGTGGATATAAGGGGAGAAGAGCTATATTTGAAATTATGTATTTAGATGATATACATAGAGAACTTTTGAGAAAAAAAGAAGTTTCTAAAAAGATAAAGGAGTATAGTATAAAAAATGGTATGGTGGATATAAGGAATAAGCATAGGGAGCTTGTATTAAAAGGTATTACAACGATAGAGGAAATGATGAGGAATTCTTATGGGTATATATAG
- a CDS encoding type II secretion system protein, whose protein sequence is MKINLKVKFHIKSKTKGFTLIELIVVMAIILVMASFLIPKFNGYRGKAQRLKVVDTGRQIYLTAMESYAENNGKFNNQKLLDTSKELLGIDNLQILNSGEDNFVINYDVDEKPYILKFNKNENDFCIEDSSGNKLYSNNNEKNDIKTYSENINNVTDKVDEGNKKSNED, encoded by the coding sequence ATGAAAATTAATTTAAAGGTTAAATTTCACATTAAAAGTAAAACTAAAGGTTTTACTTTAATAGAACTGATAGTAGTTATGGCAATAATATTGGTTATGGCTAGTTTTTTAATACCTAAATTTAATGGTTATAGAGGAAAGGCTCAAAGATTAAAGGTAGTAGATACAGGTAGACAAATTTATCTGACAGCTATGGAAAGTTATGCAGAAAACAATGGTAAGTTTAATAATCAAAAACTTTTGGATACTTCTAAAGAACTTTTAGGCATTGATAATTTGCAAATTCTTAATTCAGGAGAAGATAATTTTGTTATAAATTATGATGTAGATGAAAAACCATATATTTTAAAATTTAATAAAAATGAAAATGATTTTTGTATAGAAGATAGCAGCGGAAATAAATTATATTCTAACAATAATGAAAAAAATGATATAAAAACATATAGTGAAAATATAAATAATGTCACTGACAAAGTAGATGAAGGTAATAAAAAATCAAATGAAGATTAA
- a CDS encoding prepilin-type cleavage/methylation domain-containing protein — protein MLSKENLRYKRNVIEDREECYCTNALDFIENEINDIKNKRIIIDENSIVLQKLDGDINKIDSISKGNGEGKIRILYDKAQNDKTICNIIVEGIKKFTILKKKNVIFISIESLKGRNFEKCIGLRKENQVS, from the coding sequence ATGTTGTCTAAAGAAAATTTGAGATATAAAAGAAATGTAATAGAAGATAGAGAAGAATGTTATTGTACTAATGCTCTTGATTTTATTGAAAATGAAATTAATGATATTAAAAATAAACGTATTATAATAGATGAAAACTCAATAGTCTTGCAAAAATTAGATGGAGATATAAATAAAATAGATTCAATATCAAAAGGCAATGGAGAAGGTAAGATTAGAATACTATATGATAAAGCTCAAAATGATAAAACGATTTGTAATATCATAGTAGAAGGTATAAAAAAGTTTACAATATTAAAAAAGAAAAATGTTATTTTTATAAGTATTGAATCTTTGAAAGGAAGAAACTTTGAAAAATGTATTGGGCTAAGAAAAGAAAACCAGGTTTCATAA
- a CDS encoding type II secretion system protein gives MKKGYSLIEVLFSLCILSIIFVVAIIVQK, from the coding sequence ATGAAGAAGGGATATTCTTTAATAGAAGTTTTATTCTCATTATGTATTTTGAGTATTATTTTTGTAGTAGCTATAATAGTGCAAAAATGA